The Brachyspira hyodysenteriae ATCC 27164 sequence GTGCTGATAATACTAATTCCAATACCCCTTTTCTTACTGTGTTAATTTCAGAATCATGTGTTATTATATCCATTCCTTCTTCTACAAGCATAGAACATGATCTTACATATTTATTTCCTTGATTAGCCAATTTTACAACGCATATTCCGCATGCTGAAGTAGGCGGTATATCAGGGTGATAGCATAAAGAAGGAATTTTTATACCTAATTTTTTAGCAGCTTTTAAAATTGTAAGTCCTTCTTCAACTTCAATTTGTTTGCCATTTATTTTTATCTTTACCATAATTTTATACTCCTTTTTACTCTATAATCCGTAGCCAATTTTTAATTTTTCTTTGGAACAGGAGGAGTAAATATTCCAGCTTTATACTCTTCCTCAAAATGTTTTAATGTGGACATTACAGGGTTAGCAGCTGTAGAGCCTAAAGCACATAATGAAGCTTTTCTCATAGTTAAAGCAATATCTCTTAGTTTTTGTATATCATCTTCTTTAGCTCTTTTCTTAGTAAATTTTTCTAATATTTTTAGCATCTGCATTCCGCCGACTCTGCAAGGTACGCATTTACCGCAGCTTTCATCAACACAGAATCCAAGATAGAATTTAGCAAAATCAACCATATTGCTGTCTTCATCAATAACTATCATACCTCCCGATCCCATCATAGAACCCAATTTAACTAGATTATCAAAATCTATACGAGTACCAAATAGAGATTCAGGTAATATACCTCCTGAAGGTCCGCCTGTCTGAACTCCTTTTACAAATTTATCATTAGGTATTCCACCTCCAATGTCGAATACTATTTCCCTAATAGTTGTTCCCATAGGTACTTCAACGAGTCCTGATACATTGACATTACCAGTTAAAGCGAATACTTTAGTACCTGTTGAATTTTCTGTACCAATAGAAGCAAACCAATCTCCTCCATTGTTTATGATAGCAGTTACATTTGCAAATGTTTCAACATTATTAATAACTGTAGGTTTTTCAAATAACCCTTTTATTGCTGGGAAAGGAGGTCTAGGTCTAGGAGTTCCTCTATTACCTTCTATAGAAGCTAAAAGTGCAGTTTCTTCACCGCATACAAAAGCCCCAGCTCCCAATCTTATATCTAAATCAAATGAGAAATCACTTCCTAAAATTTTTTCTCCTAATAAACCATAATCATAAGCCTGCTTTAAAGCTATTCTTACCCTTTCAACAGCAAGTCCGTATTCAGCTCTAATATATAAATAACCTTTATTTGCTCCTATGGTATATCCTGCTATAGTCATAGCTTCTATTACAGAATGCGGATCTCCCTCAAGTATACTTCTATCCATATAAGCACCAGGGTCTCCCTCATCAGCATTACATACTATGTATTTTTGATCTGATTTAACTTCTTTTGTGAAGCTCCATTTTTTCCAAGTAGGGAATCCGGCACCTCCGCGTCCTCTAAGTCCGGAAGTATGCATTTCATTAATTACATCATCAGGAGTCATTTCAAATAATACTTTAGATAAAGCTTTATATCCATCGTTTCCTATATATTCATCTATATTTTCAGGATCTATCATACCGCAGTTCTTTAATACTATTCTTCTTTGCTTTTGATAGAAGTTAATTTCTTTAGAGAAGTCTCTATGTTCTCTTTGCTCTTTATATAATATTCTTAGCAATAATTCACCTTTCATTATATGTTTTTCTATTATATCCTGAGCATGTTCAGGTCCTACATGAGTATAAAAAACTCTTCCTGGCATAATTTTTACAACAGGTCCCTGACTGCAGAAACCGAAACAGCCTGTTTTTACAACTAATACTTCATCTGCAATGCCGTTTTTCTCTGCATATTCTCTTAATAATCTTACAATTTCATCACTTTTATTTGACTCGCATGCCGTACCTCCGCATACAAGTATATGATATTTATGAGTTGTAGAGGATTCGGTACCTTTTCTTAGGCCTATCTCTTTGGCTTTATTAATTCTATATTCTTCTAGTTTTTTTCTATCTAATTTTTCTGCCATTTTTATACTCCATTAAGATTTTTTCTCTTCTTCATTATTATTTTTTATAAATTTAGCTATATCATCAATAACTACTCTTCCTGAAACTTCTTCATTAAATGTAATTACAGGAGCCAAACCGCAGCAGCCTATACATCTAACCTCTTCTAACTTATATTTTCTATCAGCTGAATATTTCTGATCACCTTTTAGATTTAATTTTCTTTTAATTTCTTCCACTAACTGTCCGCCGCCTTTTAAATAGCATGCTGTACCCATACAAACTGCTATATTATTTTCAGCAGGCGGTTCTAGTGTGAAATAATTATAAAATGTAAGAATTTCATAAATTCTAGCTAGCGGTATATTTGTTTCTTCTGATACATATTTTGCAACATTTCTAGGAACATAACCGTAATGCTTTTGAATTCCATGACAAATCATAATAAGATTCCCCTCAGCATCTTTCCATTTCGAAACCAACGATTTTATCTCATCAGCAATATCCTCTTGTGTTAATAGAGAAACATCTTCACTCATTATATACCTCCATTTGTACAATAAAATTAAAACCATATGATTTCTAGTATAGGAAAAAATGTGTTTAAATTCAACAATATTATTACATATATATGATTTTTTAATACATATTTATAAAAAATATGTTATATAATACTACTATCGGGTATTTTATTTGTTTATCGTTTTTTTTATTATGTATTTAATATACTTGTTTATTTGTATAAGTATGATAATATATTATTGCTTTGGAACAATAAAAATATGTTTTTTATTACAGTATTTTATTAATTTTGCCTTTTGCCTGAAGCATATTCAAGCATATTAATATCCAAAATTTCTCTATGTGGCTTGAGAAGAGATTTTTCATACTGACATTTCCATTGTACATTTTCAAATATACTTTGTATAGTATCGCCGCTTTTTATAATATCGCCTTTATCAAATATATAAGCTGCTATATTTAAAGCATGTGATATAACATCATTGGCATTCAAGTCATGGAAATGATATTGTATATCTGGTAAACCTATAGCATACATTCCTAAAGTGTCTACTATAATATCATTTGAATCCTGAACATTAAATAGTCTTATATTAACGCCTGAAAGCATAAATCTGAAATCTTTAGGGTAGGTATTATTTAGTATTTGATCAGGCAAAAGAAGTTTACCGCTTTGTTCATTATATACGGCAACACAATTATCAAAAAGCTGTAATGCTGTATAAAGCCAATTATTAAGTAGGGTTGTTCTATCTTTATAATCTAGTCCTGCAGCCAAAAAATCACTAAGCATTATTTCATAATTACAGTTTTTTATAAGTTCTTTAGGTTCTTTTATATCCCACATCTGACTATAATAATAGTCGTTTATAGTGGTATAATCGAATTCCATAGCACTAGGCATCAAAATTTGTGCTGGTACTTCCTTTTCATCTTTATATTTTACTTTTAAATCATTTATTGCTATACTGTAAATGCCATTATCTGATGATATTACTTCTATATCTTCATAATATTTTCTTATTTTCTGTTTAATTAATTCTATATTAGGCAATTCTGGTTTTTCTTCAAATAAAAGTTTATAGAAATATACATGTGAAAAATTGGCTTCATCATGATTTACGCTTTTATGATTAGTATTCGGATTTACTTCTTTTTTATCTTTCATATTTAAAAAACTCCTATAGCTATAAATATTACTATATTTTTTAATAAAAGCAATTTATATTATATAAGTTTTTATTATTTATATTGTTAAATACTAAAAATAAAAAATGATAAAATAATAGCGATAATTTAGAATATATTCTAGTTTATCGCTATAAATAATAAAAAATTATTAATTATTGTTTTATAGGTACTAAATATGTAAAATCAAACTGCAAAGACTGATCATATCTCACTCCTATTTCATTTTTTTCATTTAGGAATAATCCATTAACTAAGGCAATTCCTAATACTATACCATTGTCGAATACAAAGTCTTTCTTTAAGTTAAGTCCGAAATAGAAAGGAACTCTATAAAAAGGATCTCCTTCAACGCTTATAAATTTATGATTTTTATTTATATACCAGCCTGATACAAATATTATAGGCTCTATTTCAAACCAAGTCATAACAGGTATTGTACCTCTTAAGAAAATTCCATGTCCGAATACTCCAGGTTCATTATCTCTGTCAGCGAGATTATATGAAGCCATATAAAGTATTGATAAGTAGTAACTATTAATACCTATAGCTCCTACATAGTTTTCTGTAATTGCCGGAGAACCTTCAACGAATGGATATTCATGTCCTCCATTATGCCAATAGTGTATACCTACATAAGGAGTTGCTATATCATGTGCAAAATCCATAGCATAAGTAACACCTACATCAAATCTTTCTCTATGTTTAGCATTATGCTGTATTTGCCAATTCATATATACTTCTCCCTTTCCTCCTTTAAACCATTCAAAAGAAGCACCGTATTCATAATAACCATGTGTGAAAGGTTCATTATATTTATATTCTTCAGGTCCTTTTGCTATTAATGTATTATCTGGAGTAGATCTTACAACAGGTGTCATATCCATTAAAGGATCTCTTATAGGTGAAGGAAGATTATGCCCGCCTGTCATAGTACCTATTCTTAGAGAAATATATTCATTTGATAATTGTGTTGTAACTACAGGAAATACTCTTATGCCTTGAGGAAATTCAAATGTAAATGGAAAAAATATTGAAGCTCCTACTCTCAAAGTGATAAGATCATTGAATTTTATATCAAAAGCTCCTTCTGTAAAATTTTCAAAGTATGTTAATGTTGTTCTTGTATCCTGCCATAATAAATTTTCACCGTTATATGCATAAGAACTTGAAAATAATCTGAAATCTACTTTTACATCAGCATATACATTTGATATGAATATCATCAAGATAAAACAAAAAGAAAAGAAATGTTTCATAAACTAACCCTTATTTTTAATGAAATATTATATTTAAATGAATTATATAATATGAAAGTTCATTATAACATAGTTAACATAAAATTACAATTATGATAACTATCTTATTGCTTACGCAGAGAAAAATTTGGGGTGGGCGGGCGGCGTTCAGTGTTAATGCTTACGATTAAATATTTTAGTTATTTAGAAAATAAATTACTCTTTACAATAACAAGTTTTATATTATAATTGATTCATTATTTTGATTAATGGGAGCTTTATAATGATTAAAAGAGCATTAATATCTGTATTCTATAAAGACGGAATATTAGACTTTGCCAAGTTTTTAACTTCAAAGAATGTGGAAATAGTTTCTACAGGCGGAACTTATAAATATTTGAAAGAAAATAATATACCGGTTATAGAAGTTTCTGAGGTTACAGGAGCTAAAGAAATGCTTGACGGAAGAGTAAAAACTTTAGATCCAAAAATACATGGAGCAATACTTGCTATAAGAGATAATCCTACTCATATGGAAACTATTAAAGAAAGAGGCATAACTCCTATAGATATGGTGATAGTTAATCTTTATCCTTTCTTTGAAAAAGTACAAGATGATAATTTGAAATTTGAAGAGAAGATAGAGTTTATTGATATAGGCGGACCTACTATGCTTCGTTCTGCTGCCAAGTCTTTCAAAGATGTTGTGGTTATAAGCGATGTTAAAGATTATGATTTAGTAAAAAGCGAAATGGAAAAAGGCGAAGTAAGTTTTGAAACAAAAAAATATTTAGCTTCTAAAGTATTTAATTTAACTTCTGCTTATGATGCCGCAGTTTCAGAGTTTATGTTTAATTCATTAGAAAGTAAAGAAGATAAAAAACTTAATTATTTGAATATGTCTTATGCATTACAGGAAGAATTAAGATACGGAGAAAATCCTCATCAGGGAGCAAGCTATTATGTTTCTACTACAGATAAAGGCTCTATGAAAGATTTTGAACAATTAAATGGAAAAGAACTTTCATTTAATAATATCAGAGATATGGATATAGCTTTAAAAATAGTATTAGAATTTGATGAGTCTAAAAAAGAATATGCTTGTTCTGCTATAAAACACTCTACTCCTTGCGGTGCTGCATTAGGAAGCAGTGTATTAGAGGCTTATAATAGAACTTATGAATGCGATCCTACTTCTATATTCGGAGGAATAGTAGCATTTAACAGTACAGTAGATGAAGCAACTGCAAAAGAACTTATTAAAATATTCTTAGAAATTGTTATTGCTAAAGACTTTACTCCTGAAGCTTTGGAAGTATTAAAAACTAAAAAGAATTTAAGAGTTATAAAATATAAAACTAATACTAATGATAAAATCAATCTTGTTAAAGTTGACGGCGGATTACTTGTTCAAGATGAAGATACTACTTTAATAGAAGATTATAAAGTTGTAACAGAGAAAAAACCTACAGAAGAAGAAATGAAGAATTTAATATTCGGAATTAAGGTTGTAAAATATGCTAAATCAAATGCTATAGTAGTAATAAAAGACTTCATGGCTAAAGGTATAGGAAGCGGACAAACTAACAGAATATGGGCTTGCGAAGATGCTTTAGAGAGAGCAGGTGACGGAGTAGTTATGGCATCCGATGCTTTCTTCCCATTTAGAGATGTAGTGGATGCTTGTGCTAAATACAATATTAAAGCTATAATTCAGCCAGGAGGATCTATGAGAGATCAGGAATCAATAGATGCTTGTAATGAACATGGTATTGCTATGATATTTACTGGAATAAGACATTTTAAACATTAATAAGTAGTTGATTATAATATTCAAAGCGAAGTTAATTAAAATTAACTTCGCTTTTTTATATATAAAATTTTTAATAAAGGGAAAAAGATATTTTACTTAATTATATTTTTAGTAATTTGAATTTATTTTAAATATGATGAAAGCTGAAAATATCCCGCATGAGTAAGATTATTAATATTGGTAAATCCTAATTTATACATACGCATACAAGCCATACCAGAACGGCTTCCGCTTGCACAATAAACTATATACTCTTTGTTTTTATCTAATTTTGACATTTTTTCATCGAATTTAGAATCGTCTAAAGGAATATTTACGCTGCTTTTTATGTATCCGCTTTGCTGAACTTCCATATAGCTTCTTACATCTATTAGACCTACATCTTTATTATTTTTATAAATTGAAACAGCATCATTGATATTTATATTTTTGAATTTACCTTTACTTCTTATATTGAATATAATTTTTCTTACAGCACTTAATATTATAAAAGTTAATATAAGTCCTATTATCAAAGTTAAAGTATTATTCATTTAATGTATACCCCCTGTATGTATAATAATGTTATTTTAACATACAGAGAAGTAAATTTCAATTAATTTATATTAATTTATTTAAAAGTTTTATACATTATGGAAATCGTCTAAATTATAGGCATCATTCCAAAATCTATATTCCCAAACGAATCCTATATCAAAAACGGCTATCATTTTTTCTTTTACAGCATCAGATGCATTATCATATAAATTATCAACTATTTTAATCATATATTCAGTTGCCTTAGAGAATTCTTCATCAGCATAAGTATCAATCCATTTTCTGTATGGATTATTTTCAATTTCTGCATTTGCCTTTATATATTTACCTAATTCATTATATATCCAAAAACAAGGCAATATAGAGGAAGCAGCAGTTTCAAAGGCTTCAGTATGAGCAGTATTAATAAGAAAACTTATATAACCTAAATTTGCAGTTGTAATTTTATTTGTATTTTCAAATTGAAAAGTATCTCTGAAATATTTATGCACAATTTCTTCTTCAACTATATATGAGTTTATAGATGATTTCAAAAATACTAATGCATAATCTACATTGTGTATTTTTGAAGAAATTATAGCTAAAGCTTTAGAATAATATTTTAAATATAAACTGTCTTGTTCTATATAGTATGCAAATTTATTTTTATCTAAACTTCCATCCATAAGCTCTTTATTAAATTTTGTATTAATTATTTTATTGTATAGATCTTCATTTTTTTTCCACACTATTTCTGAAAATTTCATTTTTTTCCTCACATCAATTATAAAGTATTTGTTATAAAATTATAGTATTTTATCATTTAAATATTATTTTTCAAATATCATTCTTCTAAATAAGCATAATTAAATTTATATCTTCCCAAAGGCTCATCAATATAATTTTTTAATTTAGGATTAACTATTAAGAAATCGGTTCTATATATGAAAGGTATAATAGGAACTTCATCAAAAAGTATTGATTCCGCTTCTCTTAAAGCTTCCATTCTTTTTTGAGCATTTGTGGAAGTTGTTGCAAACTCTATCAAAGAATCATATCTGGCATTAGAAAATCCTCCATAATTTATATCGCTGTAGCTAGTCATAATTTGAAGCATTGTAAGAGGATCATTATAATCACCTGTCCAGCTTGTTCTAGCCATTTGGTAATTTCCTGATTCTCTGAAAGGCAAAGTAATTTTTGATTCTTCTGTTCTAACTATTACATCTATATTAAGAGCATTTTTCCACATTTGCTGAATAGCTTCCAAAACTGTAGTATAAAAACCAGATGAAACTTTTACTTCAAGCATAGGGAAATTTTCTCCATTGGGATATCCTGCCTCAGCTAATAATTTTTTTGCTTCTTCTACATTATTACTATAATTGTTTGCTATTATATAATTACTGCTTTCTTCTCTGAATGATTTTTCAAGTCCTTTTACTACAGGCGGAACAAAAGCCTCTGCTGGTATTAATTTACCGTATCCTATATTTGATACTATATAGTTTCTATCTATTGCAAGCGATAATGCTTTTCTTACTCTTTTGTCTGATAATGCTTTATCTCTATTGTTTAAATCCAAATAATAAACTCCTATGATATCGCTTACAGCCATTAAATTTTCTTTTATTAAATTTTCTATCTCTCCAATAGGAGGAGCATTTATAGAAAAATCTACATCTCCTGTTCTAACAGCATTAAGTGATATATATTCATCAGCAATTAAAACAAAATTAATTTTTTTAGCCACTTGATTGGTATAATTCCAATAATTAGTATTTATTTCAAAAGCAAGAAGTTCATCAGGTTTTCTTTCTACCATTTTGTATGCACCATTTCCTATATAAGTTTCAGGCTTCCAAGTCCAATCATCGCCGTATTTTTCTATTATATCTTTTCTTACCGGCATATAAACTCCGCCTGAAGATAATATATCAGTAAAATATAGTGTAGGGGCTTCAAGTTCTATTATTAGTGTATTTTCATCTATAGCATTTACTCCGAGATTTTCTACACTCTGTTTGCCTCTTATTATATCTTTGGCATTTTTTATATATTCCATTAAATAAGAAATAGGGGAGGCTGTTTTCGGATCAACTGCTCTTCTATAGGAATATACAAAATCATCTGCTGTAACTTTTTTACCGTCGCTCCATTTGGCATCATCTCTTAAATGAAATGTGTATGTAAGACTATCATCGCTTATTTCCCATGTATCAGCAACACCTCCTATAATATTTCCGTTTATGTCTTTATTTAGAAGTCCTTCAAATGCATGATTGATATAAATAAATCCATAAGTTTCATCATTCAAAGCAGGATCTATGGTATTAAGTTCATAGCCTAGATTTACAGTGATTTCATCTTTGATGTTTTTTGTTTGTTTTTTACAGGATATAAATAATGCCAATAAAATTATTAGAATAATAAATTTTAGTTTTGAAGTCATAAAAAGCTCCTTATATTAAAATGTTAAAGTGAGATTTTTATAACACCGTTTGTCCTGTTTTATTGAATTGTATTTAAGTCTTGTTTGTTTACTTTATATAAGATAATTTAATAAAACAAGACCAACTTTAGAAAAGGTCTCATTTTATTAAAAGTATTAAAGAAAATAATAAAAGAGATAATTCCCTACGCTGGCATTACCCAAACAGGTTATAAGGGTCGAAGTTTTTATAAAATAAATTATGTAAACTTCCTCTCAGCCTTTTCAAGCTCCCCGATTGTGAGAAATGATATAATATTTTTATTTTTATATCAAGAAGTCAATTATGTAATTTTTAAAAAAATTATATTATTTCAATTATATTGGTATGAAAATTTGAATACTTTTTAATTACAGAATATGTGATGATAAAAATAAGAAAATGGGTATTATTTATTTAATACCCATTTTAATTAATTTGAGAATAAAAATTTATTCATGGTTCATTTTCAATATATCAATAAGCTCATTTATTAAATTTTTTTCACTTATTGCAGTCATTAAATGATCCTGTGCATGTATAAAAAGTAAGTTTATTACAAAACTTTCACCATTAGCTTCTTTTGATATTAAATCAGTTTGGTATTGATGAGACTCTAGTAATAATTTATCAGCTTCCTTCATTTTTTTATCGGATTCTTCAAATTTATTTTCTTTAGCAAGTCTTAAAGCCTCATAAGCTAAACTCTTACTTTCTCCAGCTAATGCTATAATAGGAAATACATTTTCCTCCATAAATGTTTCATAATCTTTTGTCATAAGTAATAAACTCCGTAAAAATTATTCTCTTATAATAAATCTTTTAGCCGGACTTATATAATCTAGCAGAAATAAATATTCATCTTTAATTCTGCCTACTACATTAGTTCTTCCGGTATTTTTTAAATCTTTCAAAGCTATCTGCATTTCTCCGGTATAACTGCCGTATTCTGATGAATCTATTAATATATCTCCTCTTTTTATATCGGAAACAGCATTAAATATTTTGAAATTATGTCCCTTATATTTTGCTCTTGTATCTGAAGATCTTATAACATCAGCAGAAGCATCTAATCTGTTTTGATGAAGCATATCTAATACTATACTCTTTTCTTCTTTAGGAATAGAATCAACTAATTCTACTTTAAAAGTTATTAATCTTTTATCCATATTATATAATGTTTTAAAAGTATTTTCATCTGCATAACAGTTAGCAATGAAAACACAGTCAACACCAAGAGCAAATAATTCCATAGCCTGTGCATCTATAGGCATATCTCTATGTTCTTCCAATGTGCAAATACCATCGCTTACAGGCCAAGGTCCAAAAGTAGCTTCTTTGGCATTAACAAATGCAGATGAACTTATAGAATATTTTTTAAAACGTTTCATGCTGCTTTTAAAAAGTGTTCTGTCTAGTCCTGTATATGCATGAGGATAGAAATTATAACAGCCTATCAAATTATCAGTATTAGGATAATATTTCATTATATTATCAAGATAATCTGTATCATTGCTCATATTTAATTCTATTTTCAAATCATATTCGTTATATGTCATTAAACTTTCTTCATTACCTGTAAACCCTAAATCTAATCTTACGCCCCAAGCTCCCAATTTATGAAAAAAGTCAAGATTTTTATAATCTATATCCAAATGTTTGAATACAGCCGGAGATATATCTAAAGTAGTTTTTATACCTTTTTCTTTAGCATAATTTATTATAGTTGAAAATTCATTTATTATTTCATCTTTAGATCTATCAACTGAAAGCAGACACATAAAACATCTTGTGAATCCGTATTTAGAAGCCAAATCTATATAATATTTATTATCTTCCATTTTTGAGTGAAAGGGGTAAATGGATATTCCTAACTCTTTCATTTATAATATTTCTCCTGTTTTTATGTTATTATTATTTTGCAATCATTTATTCATTTTATTCGTTATCTGGTAAAGTTTTAGCATAAGCATTAATGAAAGGAGTATATATTAAGTATGATAAGAATACCAAACATAAACTCAAAATCATAGCAGGAACACTTAAATTAGTAGATAAGAAAGCTCCTAATGGACCAGGAGTTGTCCAAGGTACTAAAGAAACAATTTTTCCTACGATGCCTATTTTTAAAACTGTATAGGCTATTATAGCATTAATTATTGGCACACCTATGAAAGGTATAAATAGTATAGGGTTCATAACAACAGGAGTACCGAACATAATAGGTTCATTTATATTGAATAATCCAGGTATAACTGAAAGTCTTCCTATAGATTTAAGATGTGCATTTTTACTTAATGCCATAGCTATTGCTAGGCCTAATGTAGCACCTGCTCCTCCTATATATACATAAACATTGAAGAATTCTCCTGCTACTACTTTAGGTAAAGACTCCCCAGCCTGTAAAGCAGCCTGATTCAAAGCTAAATTTGATAATGTTATTGTAGTAATTACAGCATTAACAACATTGGCACCATGTATACCTACAAACCATAATATATGTATAACTAAAAGAAGTATTATAACTGATGGCAAACTATCTGATATTGATAATAAAGGAGAAATTATTTTCATTATCAAGTTAGGTATAAGTATCATCATTTTTTTCTGTATTATTATATTTAATATTTGGAATAATACGCCTACAACAGCTATAGGTATAATTATTTCAAATGATTTTGCTATTGCAGGAGGTACAGAATCAGGAAGTTTTATAGTCATATTTTTGCTTACTAATAATCTGTAAATTTCTATTGATATTATACCGCCTATTATAGCAGAGAATATTCCTTTAGCATCTAAAAATCTAGCATCTAATACATTTATATTGCTTCCAGCTTCTACTAAAAATATACTTGCAAAATCTTCAGCAACAGACAAAGCATTTACTTTAGCAGCTATAAGGAAAAAAGCAAATAGAGATAAGAAACCGCCTGTAACACTGCTTAAATTATAAGAACCAGCCAAAGAATATCCTATACCATAAGCAACGAATACTGATAATATCCCCATACTTACATTGAATATTTGAATAAAATCGCCTGTGAAAGTTTTTGTAAAATTGTCATACCAACCCATATATAAGAAATTGCTTTTATCTGTGAAAGGCAAATTAAATATTAAAAGTACAAAAGAACCTACTATTAAAAAAGGCATAGTATATATAAATGCATCTTTAATAGCATTCAAATATCTGTTATTAGCTAATTTAGCTGCTACTGGTGTTATTTTATTTTCTATGAAATTAATAATTTTATCGTTCATATTTTTTATCCTTAAAATTTTTAATTATTTTGTAAAGTTTTGGCATAAGCATTTATGAAATGTAGTATATATTAAGTATATAAGAATACTAAAAATAAACTCTAAATATTGAATAACTTTCATTCTTCTCTTTTAAACAAAGCTTCTAGATCATGTAAAGCTTATTAAATTATAAGAGCCTGCCAATACCATAAGCGACAAATAATGATAATAATACTATACTTACATTAAGTATATAAGTATAATAGATATATTAATAGATTATAATGTTAAATTCAAAGCAAAGTCTAATATTTTAGCTCCGTCCATTTTTCCATAGTCTTTAAAATCTATAACATCTAAAGGTTTTCCTTTAGCATTAGCTTTTTTAGCTAGTTCATCTTTAAGATATTTAACCTGAGGACCTAATAGAAAAATATCGTAACTATCTGCTAATTCTTCAAATCTGGAAACGCTTGCAGCTTCTATTTCAGCATCTATATTATCCGCTTTAGCTTTATCCTGCATCTTTTTTACTATCATACTGGTAGACATTCCAGCAGAACATAAAAGCAAAATCTTTTTCATTCTTTACTCCTTTTTTCATTTTTTTATTTAAGGATAATATTTTTATAAAATAACTCAAACAATAAAATTGCAGTATTAATATGGTAATTTATTAGCTTTTTCTTTTTATTAAAAAGTATATAATAAAAATAAAAATGATACTACAAAGTTATATTTATGAATGTTAAGTATATAAAAGAAATATTATCATCATTGTCAGCCGATTCATATATAACTGCTGAAGCCTTATCAAAACAATTAAA is a genomic window containing:
- a CDS encoding DUF871 domain-containing protein, whose protein sequence is MKELGISIYPFHSKMEDNKYYIDLASKYGFTRCFMCLLSVDRSKDEIINEFSTIINYAKEKGIKTTLDISPAVFKHLDIDYKNLDFFHKLGAWGVRLDLGFTGNEESLMTYNEYDLKIELNMSNDTDYLDNIMKYYPNTDNLIGCYNFYPHAYTGLDRTLFKSSMKRFKKYSISSSAFVNAKEATFGPWPVSDGICTLEEHRDMPIDAQAMELFALGVDCVFIANCYADENTFKTLYNMDKRLITFKVELVDSIPKEEKSIVLDMLHQNRLDASADVIRSSDTRAKYKGHNFKIFNAVSDIKRGDILIDSSEYGSYTGEMQIALKDLKNTGRTNVVGRIKDEYLFLLDYISPAKRFIIRE
- a CDS encoding PTS lactose/cellobiose transporter subunit IIA; its protein translation is MTKDYETFMEENVFPIIALAGESKSLAYEALRLAKENKFEESDKKMKEADKLLLESHQYQTDLISKEANGESFVINLLFIHAQDHLMTAISEKNLINELIDILKMNHE
- the celB gene encoding PTS cellobiose transporter subunit IIC; its protein translation is MNDKIINFIENKITPVAAKLANNRYLNAIKDAFIYTMPFLIVGSFVLLIFNLPFTDKSNFLYMGWYDNFTKTFTGDFIQIFNVSMGILSVFVAYGIGYSLAGSYNLSSVTGGFLSLFAFFLIAAKVNALSVAEDFASIFLVEAGSNINVLDARFLDAKGIFSAIIGGIISIEIYRLLVSKNMTIKLPDSVPPAIAKSFEIIIPIAVVGVLFQILNIIIQKKMMILIPNLIMKIISPLLSISDSLPSVIILLLVIHILWFVGIHGANVVNAVITTITLSNLALNQAALQAGESLPKVVAGEFFNVYVYIGGAGATLGLAIAMALSKNAHLKSIGRLSVIPGLFNINEPIMFGTPVVMNPILFIPFIGVPIINAIIAYTVLKIGIVGKIVSLVPWTTPGPLGAFLSTNLSVPAMILSLCLVFLSYLIYTPFINAYAKTLPDNE
- a CDS encoding PTS sugar transporter subunit IIB — encoded protein: MKKILLLCSAGMSTSMIVKKMQDKAKADNIDAEIEAASVSRFEELADSYDIFLLGPQVKYLKDELAKKANAKGKPLDVIDFKDYGKMDGAKILDFALNLTL
- a CDS encoding peptide ABC transporter substrate-binding protein → MTSKLKFIILIILLALFISCKKQTKNIKDEITVNLGYELNTIDPALNDETYGFIYINHAFEGLLNKDINGNIIGGVADTWEISDDSLTYTFHLRDDAKWSDGKKVTADDFVYSYRRAVDPKTASPISYLMEYIKNAKDIIRGKQSVENLGVNAIDENTLIIELEAPTLYFTDILSSGGVYMPVRKDIIEKYGDDWTWKPETYIGNGAYKMVERKPDELLAFEINTNYWNYTNQVAKKINFVLIADEYISLNAVRTGDVDFSINAPPIGEIENLIKENLMAVSDIIGVYYLDLNNRDKALSDKRVRKALSLAIDRNYIVSNIGYGKLIPAEAFVPPVVKGLEKSFREESSNYIIANNYSNNVEEAKKLLAEAGYPNGENFPMLEVKVSSGFYTTVLEAIQQMWKNALNIDVIVRTEESKITLPFRESGNYQMARTSWTGDYNDPLTMLQIMTSYSDINYGGFSNARYDSLIEFATTSTNAQKRMEALREAESILFDEVPIIPFIYRTDFLIVNPKLKNYIDEPLGRYKFNYAYLEE